The window TTTTCACTAAATATTTCAGGTTCgaatctcattaaaagaaaagatatgGAAATTTCTTTCTATCAGAAAAAATCtttatgaattaaaacatgattgtgataaattttaattaaaatagaaaattcatGGCCAATTCTAAGACACATTGTACTTTGGTACTTCATACATCACTACTCTTTTCATTTCTGTGATGGTTTTAGCTTGGACAGAATCCTTAAAAAACTACTCATTCCTAGAAAACAAAgagttttttattaatttatcctTAATACGGATCAAAATCGGACTAGTAAGTATCAAGTACCATTCTGCCAAATATAAACCTTATTTCAATGTCATAAAGTTGGTAAAAATTTGTCCTTCATTCGAGAAATACGCTTAAACTTAATATCGTATATCAGATTATGAAACTCTATCCGGGTGAAATTTCATCAAGGCTTTTTTTGTAAGCAACGCGCACCTGAAACGATTATTTGTTCTAAGTAATGTCTCTCGTGCTGTCATTCAACTGATAATTCCacaaatagaaatagaagaaagagactGTCATAGAAGAAAGTAGCTGCATATCCAGAAGACTAGCTAATCCTAAGTAAACAAACATGTTGAAATATGGGCTTCTTTCTGAACAGGTAAAAAAATCACATCAGATAACACAAAATCTTACTCTTCAAAGTTTATGGTTGACAACACTATCTAAACAGGAAAATCTAGCCAACtacaaaccaaaatcaataacataatgCTCACCtgatattttcttttcatcaCATTAAGAAAGTTACATTATATTACATCAACAAATAGAAAAAGCTTTATGAGAGTAGACCTTGGTCGGTTCGACCAGTACGTGATAAACTTTAGTAAGACATTCAGCAGTCAAAAGATCAATCAACTTGAGCAGTAATCCATGACGGCCGTAGCAACAATATATGAAGAGAGGTAGAGACAACGCGACAATTATGATATCGTGTAAAGCTACATGAAGTTTAGGAATGCTCGGACTAGGCTGTTGTTCCTCTCTAATCGAAAGATCATTCAAAGTGTCATCAAGTCGAGGACTGCTCGGAGTAGGCTGTTGAGGAATGATCTCCGCAGCACTATAGAAACTTCAACTGACATGCAAACATATCTATACCCACAAAAAGAGTTATAGCAAGTGAGGTGTCAGTACAAACACACGTACTGGTAGGTGTCATCAACCGACCCGAGCTAGaaacatataacaacatataGCAATCAAGAAGAGATCATGACAATATTCACTTAACGAACTTCAACATATTTCAATTCCCAACCTTGCCGCTCTCTCTTAGCTATGACACTATAAATTTATCCTCAGGGCGTAACTAAATGATACAATACCATGAAACCACTAAACCCATATCTCTTATGCACTCATCTCATTTAAATCAGCCTCAAGTATGTATATACACACAAGATAACAAGACTGATTCAAGACATACATTCTATCAACACCTACCTGCAATACATATTCACAAATACATCAATTTACAGACCACCGGTTATCCTCTTCTTATTAATCCATCTCACGTTACTCATATCAATTCACTTACACTTAGTCAGTCCAATCATCAACCAATCACGTATACGCTGATATCACTGAGGTGCTTGACTGTCCTTTAAGTGGCACACATAATGAAAGTGTAAACCACTTTTTTTTTTGAGTGTGGATGGTCTGCTAAGATCTGGGATAAGCTGCTACAATGGCAAGGATGTCATAGAACTGCCAACTCTTGGCCAGAAGAACAACACTAACACTGGGCAGAACAAAAGAGGTCACCGTCTGCTGAGATGTATCGTGTGATTCTTGCTGCTGCTATTTACTTCATCTGGCTGGAACGAAGGAAAAGCGTCTTTCAACAGGTGACTAGAAGTACAGAAGTGGTGCAAAGGTTGATTATACAGGAGACCATGTGTAGAGGACATATGCTACCAAGACTTGCAATGAGACTTCAAGACCTAAACTATTATCCTTCGCTCGTTATGTTTGCTGTTAGTTCAATAGGGGTATACCGTATACGTAGAGAAGAGATAGAGGACCTGTAAGGCTGGGTTTGTGTCAAGTACGACTGCAAATTTTGATACCGTTTTGTAATGTTTCACTTGGTAAATAATAAAATGTTACTCACCAAAAATAAAATGCGTTTttatatagtaaaaaaaagaTCACCTACTTTTTATATCTTTACAGGCCTTGTCTCCATGGTTTGCACACCTTGTGATGCCTCTGGACAAAATCTTACTGCAGATActctatttttattgttaaacTTGGCCTTAAATCAACTTAAACAGCATGTGCATTGCAGCATATTGCGCGTGAAGTAGAGTTGTAAATTATAATTACTTCGTCACATATACAGTTAccaatgaattttttaaaattattttacagCTTTTGTAGAGCAGTTCCTGAAAAAACAAAAGTACATTAACAAAAACATGATGAGAAAAGCTCAGGCATTGAATGCCTATACACAATTTCCATCCTAAAATGTATAGTCCTTTTCCTGAGAATAAACTACATCTGTATCCTATGTCACTGTTATAAAGTTGGTAAGTACTTGTCCTTCATTCGAGAAATAAGCTTAAACTTCTCCTCTGCTTCTACCTGCTGTCGTATATCTGATTGTGAAGTTTTATCTGGATGGAATTTCATCAAGGCTTTTTTGTAAGCAACACGCACCTGAAACAAGAATATATTCCAAGTGCTATCATTCTAACTGCGACCAACACTTCacaaatagaaatagaagaaaaaagcgGTCATATGGAGAAGATAGTCAGACAAACCCAAAGTACAACTCCCAAAATCCCTATTAAAGACGCAAGAAATGAAAAGAAGTGGCTGCATATCCTGACCGAAGACTAGCTAACTCTACATAAGCAGGGACGTGAATCTAGAGAGCCAACAATAAGACGAGACAGTATTGGGAGAAAGATAAAACAGGTGTATAGATCAGAATGCGAAACAAAAGGATCATATGATTGCTAAATTACAAGAGACGTAACCAACCACAGAGAAGGGCAAGAGTAAAATAAGATAAGAATGGCAATGCTTCACAAAAGTATGTTCCCTGGAATTATATCTATTCAGTATtctgatattttaaaattacgaAGACTGAAGATATTTAGAGACTGAGCGTAAACAAACCTCATTACTAGTGCCATTACTAACTGTGATTCCCAACCCGCGCAACACTGATGCCATATCATGGCACGTCTCTTCAAGCTTACTGAGCTCCTTGCCAACTTCGGCTCGTATCTGCTCCTTCAACTTCGTATTCTCTAGGTCCTAAAAAAGGTTCATCAGATGGTTTATACACTAGGTAAAATCTAAATACGTTGTAATCAGAAAATAAAACAGAGGCAGCATAAGTGGCACCGGAAGAGAggtataaagaaaatatgaagataAAGAGGCTTCAAAAAGCTGCAAAATAGACAACAGAAGAAGCCAAATTGCCATACCTTCTTTTGAGCTTCTCTCATTTCCTCCACACGCTGCTTTTTCCTCTTCTCGAGTTCTGCTAAACGAATACGTTCAGCCTCCTCTCTTTTCAGCAACTCCTTCAACTTTCTGGCTTCTTCTTCCTGAATACGTAACAAGCACATCAGATAACAGCACATCTTCTATTTCATCAAAAAGGGGATACACCCCGTGTACAGAGATATACATCAGAATTATAAATGTATTGTTCTCTACCAGACATCATCAGCAGATTAGTGTGCAGTTGGTGCTAAAAATCcacatttattttttgtaatcGAGAAAACCTCAACGGGTAATGGCACACAGTTCAAAACTCGTATACAATTAGCACGGCGCTCTACCCTTCCCCTCTTAAACACCATGCTTTTATCCGCGGCTCTGTTCGAGCCTGCGATGTGTGTCTAAATCACACATGACTGGTTGCGTTCTTGCTACTAGATCAAATCCCTTGCGGCATGCTCAAAAATATGCATAAGAAAAAAATGTCTAAATTTAGGATTAAGGACGAGAGCGTCCTAGCTGTTCTCTTTAGACATTGTCCACACACAACACCTTGTCAAGACTTATAGCCCACTCTCCCAACCAATGCGAGACGCTAACCCACTCTAATACAGTAAAAAAAGTTATGATACAAATAGAACCCCTTCTCAGTAGATTATCATGCGTTAtacatgcttcaagaagttccaTCCAACCTAATTATCCTACCTTAAGGTACCTTAGTCTACATACTTTCTAAAATCTTCCTTCAACAATCAACAATAATGATTTTACTAAAACATTACCGTCAGACTTTGCAATACAAAAAGTAACCATTACCTCGACTAGTTTTCTAGCACGGAGGTAGCAATAATATATGTAGAGAGCTCGAAACAGCGCAATAGTTATGAGATATGGTAAAGCTATGTGAAACCAGTGATTGATCCTTTCGAACCAATTCACAAGTTGCCCACATAAGTTCTTCACTTGCCAACCAAAATTCTTAAGTGTCAGTGACACTTGCTCCAAAAAGTTCTGCAACCACAATAGCACTTGGCTATCGAAGTTTTCAAGCCCCAATAACTCTTGCCCACCAAAATTTACCACCTTCTCTAGCAATTGCACACCAAAATTCACTGAGTTTAGTAGCAGCTCCCAACCAAAATTTACCAGCTTCAGTAACAGTTTCCCAGCAAAGTTTACCGGGTACGATAGCAGTTGCACAACAAAACATACCGGGTACGATAGCAGTTGCACAACAAAACATACTGGGTACGATAGCAGTTGCACAACAAAATACATCGGGTACAGTAGCAGTTTCACAACGAAATATACAGGATACAGTAGCAGTTTCACAATGAAATATACCGGGTACAGTATCAGTTTCACAACAAAATATACCAGGTACAGTAGCAGTTTCACAACAAAATATACCGCATACAGTATCGATTTCACAGCGAAATATACCGGGTACAATAGCAGTCGCACAACAAAATATACAGGATAGAGTATCAGTTTCCCAACAAAAATTAGTAATCTCCCACCAAAATATACCGGGGACAATAGCAGTTGCACACAAAAAATTAGTAGTTCCCCACCAAAATTTACTAGATACAATAGCACTTGTCCAACAGAATCTATCAGGTTCAATAGCTCGTGTACAACAAAATCAACTAGTAGCACTTGTCCAGCAATGTCTACTAAGTTCAGTAGCAGttgactatcaaaattcatcACCATCAGTAGCACTTATCCACCACTTAAGTTGGTCAGGTGCGGACCAGATATGGCTACGGGTGCTGGAATTCGACTAAAAcattcaaaattttgaaagatCTTTCAGGTCGTCTTCCTCAAGACCCAACTTCTTCTTAAGGCAACAAAAATGAAGAGACTGCTCAACCACAACGTCAGCAGTACTAAGTATAATACAATATATGATATGAATGCATTGATGAAGGATTATTCTTGTACCAATTCAAACAATGATGATATTTTCTTCACATAATGTATATAACATACATCTTCATATAGTATACACAGCAATTGGCCTGCATATAATTGTTCCTTAGTGAAgaattatgttgttgttgattgagTCAGGGAGTTAGTTGACTTGATTGGTGAGCTTTGGGAAAGTTTGTTGGGGTACTTCTGTGAAATTCTGTGGAAGTTACTTTTTGGAAAATGACTGATTATATCCCCTTCATTCCCTTTAAAATGGAAATAGTATTAATTAaggatatattttattaaattagccTCATTAATTATAGGTAGTGCTAAAAAGActatattaatcttttcttttaaatagacaaagttatttaatttttaaagtaaaaggataaaaatatttaaaaattaactaattTATAGCGTGAACATAACTTTTTTCTGTTGTAACCAaaaaattttttccaaaattaaaatttatatatgttatgCACTTATTTAATGATAGAAGTAATATGAAAAGAATATgataaatttttcttgatttcataaatt of the Capsicum annuum cultivar UCD-10X-F1 chromosome 11, UCD10Xv1.1, whole genome shotgun sequence genome contains:
- the LOC107857104 gene encoding uncharacterized protein LOC107857104 isoform X1 is translated as MVMNFDSQLLLNLVDIAGQVLLVDFVVHELLNLIDSVGQVLLYLVNFGGELLIFCVQLLLSPVYFGGRLLIFVGKLILYPVYFVVRLLLYPVYFAVKSILYAVYFVVKLLLYLVYFVVKLILYPVYFIVKLLLYPVYFVVKLLLYPMYFVVQLLSYPVCFVVQLLSYPVCFVVQLLSYPVNFAGKLLLKLVNFGWELLLNSVNFGVQLLEKVVNFGGQELLGLENFDSQVLLWLQNFLEQVSLTLKNFGWQVKNLCGQLVNWFERINHWFHIALPYLITIALFRALYIYYCYLRARKLVEEEEARKLKELLKREEAERIRLAELEKRKKQRVEEMREAQKKDLENTKLKEQIRAEVGKELSKLEETCHDMASVLRGLGITVSNGTSNEVRVAYKKALMKFHPDKTSQSDIRQQVEAEEKFKLISRMKDKYLPTL
- the LOC107857104 gene encoding uncharacterized protein LOC107857104 isoform X3, producing the protein MVMNFDSQLLLNLVDIAGQVLLVDFVVHELLNLIDSVGQVLLYLVNFGGELLIFCVQLLLSPVYFGGRLLIFVGKLILYPVYFVVRLLLYPEEEARKLKELLKREEAERIRLAELEKRKKQRVEEMREAQKKDLENTKLKEQIRAEVGKELSKLEETCHDMASVLRGLGITVSNGTSNEVRVAYKKALMKFHPDKTSQSDIRQQVEAEEKFKLISRMKDKYLPTL
- the LOC107857104 gene encoding uncharacterized protein LOC107857104 isoform X4, which translates into the protein MVMNFDSQLLLNLVDIAGQVLLVDFVVHELLNLIDSVGQVLLYLVNFGGELLIFCVQLLLSPEEEARKLKELLKREEAERIRLAELEKRKKQRVEEMREAQKKDLENTKLKEQIRAEVGKELSKLEETCHDMASVLRGLGITVSNGTSNEVRVAYKKALMKFHPDKTSQSDIRQQVEAEEKFKLISRMKDKYLPTL
- the LOC107857104 gene encoding uncharacterized protein LOC107857104 isoform X2 is translated as MVMNFDSQLLLNLVDIAGQVLLVDFVVHELLNLIDSVGQVLLYLVNFGGELLIFCVQLLLSPVYFGGRLLIFVGKLILYPVYFVVRLLLYPVYFAVKSILYAVYFVVKLLLYLVYFVVKLILYPVYFIVKLLLYPVYFVVKLLLYPMYFVVQLLSYPVCFVVQLLSYPVCFVVQLLSYPVNFAGKLLLKLVNFGWELLLNSVNFGVQLLEKVVNFGGQELLGLENFDSQVLLWLQNFLEQVSLTLKNFGWQVKNLCGQLVNWFERINHWFHIALPYLITIALFRALYIYYCYLRARKLVEEEEARKLKELLKREEAERIRLAELEKRKKQRVEEMREAQKKDLENTKLKEQIRAEVGKELSKLEETCHDMASVLRGLGITVSNGTSACCLQKSLDEIPSR